One genomic region from Vicia villosa cultivar HV-30 ecotype Madison, WI unplaced genomic scaffold, Vvil1.0 ctg.000700F_1_1, whole genome shotgun sequence encodes:
- the LOC131630579 gene encoding uncharacterized protein LOC131630579 produces MSVLVNGSPTKEFLVERGLRQGDPLSPFLFVIVAEGLKAMVNKAVENGDFVGFSVKGKCFIDVLQFADDTLLVGDGSWKNLWAIKAVLKGGNPKRIAFWNPLVDNVRKRLSTWKGRWLSFGGRMTLLKSVLGSLPIFTLSFYLAPKKVVREINRIQSHFLWGGVEEKKCIHWVRWEDVCTPIDKGGLGLKNLEVFNIAILCKWKWRILEESNSFWYRMLKARYGDIKLRMFLEGGKRDKYTSKSDWWSDILSLDKKLSGDFFTNNDVSVA; encoded by the exons ATGTCGGTTCTTGTTAATGGTAGTCCCACAAAAGAGTTTTTGGTGGAACGGGGTCTTCGGCAAGGTGATCCATtatctccttttctctttgtGATTGTCGCGGAAGGTCTTAAAGCTATGGTTAATAAGGCGGTGGAAAATGGGGATTTTGTTGGTTTTAGTGTTAAAGGCAAGTGTTTTATTGATGTgcttcaattcgcggatgacaccTTATTGGTAGGAGATGGTAGTTGGAAGAACTTATGGGCCATTAAAGCGGTGTTGAAAG GTGGTAACCCTAAGAGGATTGCTTTTTGGAATCCTTTGGTGGATAACGTTAGGAAGAGGTTGAGCACTTGGAAAGGGAGGTGGCTAAGTTTTGGGGGTAGAATGACTCTCTTGAAATCGGTGCTTGGTAGTTTACCCATTTTTACCCTTTCTTTTTATTTGGCCCCTAAAAAGGTGGTGAGGGAGATTAATAGAATTCAAAGTCATTTTCTTTGGGGAGGGGTGGAGGAGAAGAAATGTATTCATTGGGTGCGATGGGAGGATGTTTGTACTCCGATTGATAAAGGAGGTTTGGGTTTGAAGAATCTTGAAGTTTTCAACATAGCAATTCTTTgtaagtggaagtggagaattttggaGGAATCTAATTCTTTTTGGTATAGGATGCTTAAAGCTCGCTATGGGGACATAAAGCTTAGGATGTTTTTAGAAGGAGGAAAAAGGGATAAGTATACTTCGAAATCGGATTGGTGGTCGGATATCTTGTCTTTGGATAAAAAGTTATCCGGGGACTTTTTTACGAATAAT GATGTTTCCGTTGCTTGA
- the LOC131630577 gene encoding uncharacterized protein LOC131630577, whose product MEVGLAKSFWGLKDCEWSAVGSEGRSGGLLTIWSKGTIEPIFSFKDKGILGVNADWKGTNCYFVNIYSSCCIAEKRVLWNRLLEWKQHFLVGEWIIGGDFNAIKKGEERRGKVQSSRVEMEEFSKFIELMEVVDLPMLGNKFTWLNSNGRARSRIDRILLSEGIIKLWNAVAQVTGKRDVSNHRPVWVKSSNVDWGPKPFKVFKCWFEHGDFLKFVKTEWNSHNEDGTSAFVLKEKLKRLRERLRWWNRNVFGWVDMKFDEDVEEINVLEDDDIVVTTQLSKEMEERSRKLQESIWRNLNHKESILKQKSRMKWVKEGYNNSKYFHSVVKARTRRNSIVSIRTEQGVIEEVEEVKRGVKDHFEKRFRKSVNPRPSLTGVEFNKLSEAERLQLDEEFTREEIKEVVFSCDGDKSPGPDGFNIDFIKRMLGICG is encoded by the coding sequence ATGGAGGTGGGCTTAGCGAAAAGTTTCTGGGGTTTGAAGGACTGTGAGTGGTCTGCAGTAGGTTCTGAAGGTCGATCTGGGGGGTTACTAACAATTTGGAGTAAGGGAACAATTGAACCTATTTTCAGCTTTAAAGACAAAGGAATTCTGGGAGTAAATGCGGACTGGAAAGGTACGAATTGCTACTTTGTCAACATTTATTCTTCTTGTTGTATAGCTGAAAAAAGAGTACTCTGGAATCGATTATTGGAGTGGAAACAACATTTTCTAGTTGGAGAGTGGATAATTGGGGGTGACTTTAATGCAATAAAAAAGGGAGAAGAAAGAAGGGGGAAGGTTCAGTCTAGCAGGGTAGAAATGGAGGAGTTTTCTAAGTTCATTGAATTAATGGAGGTGGTGGATTTGCCAATGTTAGGGAACAAATTTACATGGTTAAATTCAAATGGTAGAGCGCGTAGTAGGATTGACAGAATACTATTATCGGAAGGCATCATTAAATTATGGAATGCAGTGGCTCAGGTGACTGGGAAAAGGGATGTATCAAATCATAGGCCGGTGTGGGTGAAGTCTAGTAATGTGGATTGGGGACCCAAACCCTTCAAAGTGTTTAAATGCTGGTTTGAACATGGAGATTTTTTGAAGTTTGTAAAGACGGAATGGAATTCACACAACGAGGATGGAACAAGTGCCTTTGTACTTAAGGAAAAACTTAAAAGGTTAAGAGAGAGATTAAGGTGGTGGAACCGTAATGTTTTTGGATGGGTTGATATGAAATTTGATGAAGATGTGGAGGAGATCAATGTGTTAGAAGATGATGATATAGTGGTAACAACTCAGCTAAGTAAGGAGATGGAGGAGAGAAGTAGGAAACTACAAGAAAGTATTTGGAGGAACCTAAATCATAAAGAGAGCATTCTAAAGCAAAAATCAAGGATGAAGTGGGTAAAAGAAGGATACAATAATTCAAAGTATTTCCATTCGGTAGTAAAAGCAAGGACAAGAAGAAACTCAATAGTTTCTATACGGACAGAACAGGGAGTCATAGAGGAGGTCGAGGAGGTGAAAAGAGGGGTGAAAGATCATTTTGAGAAGAGGTTTAGAAAGAGTGTGAATCCAAGACCAAGTCTAACGGGAGTAGAGTTTAACAAATTGTCCGAGGCAGAGAGGTTGCAGCTGGATGAAGAGTTCACAAGGGAGGAAATTAAAGAAGTAGTGTTTAGTTGCGATGGCGACAAAAGCCCAGGGCCAGACGGGTTCAACATCGATTTCATTAAAAGAATGCTGGGAATTTGTGGGTAA
- the LOC131630576 gene encoding uncharacterized mitochondrial protein AtMg00310-like, with product MVSGLRVNMWKSKMYGVGVDQYFLQAASQFLSCKLDRIPFKFLGVVVGGNPRRSTFLNPVITNMNAKLSPWIGRLLSIGGRVTLINSVITNLPVYYLSFFKLPIKVNEEIVKLQRNFLWHNVEERKGVNWISWKTICKHKEDGGLGVKDMLAFNKALLTKWLWRFLKEDNAIWRGILEERYGLLHERIIFKTIKATISMKSLWWRDLMQIGDVDDEYGFTQLLSIRIGDGSKTSFWLS from the coding sequence ATGGTGTCGGGTCTTAGAGTTAATATGTGGAAGAGCAAGATGTATGGGGTGGGTGTTGATCAATACTTTTTGCAGGCAGCAAGTCAATTTTTATCTTGTAAATTGGACAGAATCCCTTTCAAATTTCTTGGTGTGGTTGTTGGAGGTAATCCTAGAAGAAGCACATTTCTGAATCCGGTCATTACGAACATGAATGCTAAATTATCTCCATGGATTGGCAGATTATTATCCATTGGTGGTCGTGTTACTCTTATAAATTCTGTTATCACTAATTTACCTGTCTATTATCTTTCTTTTTTCAAACTGCCCATCAAGGTCAACGAGGAGATTgtcaaacttcaaagaaacttccTATGGCACAATGTAGAAGAAAGGAAAGGTGTGAACTGGATCAGCTGGAAgacaatttgcaagcataaggaagACGGGGGGCTTGGTGTAAAGGACATGTTGGCTTTCAACAAGGCTCTCCTTACTAAATGGTTGTGGAGGTTTCTCAAGGAAGATAATGCAATTTGGAGAGGTATTCTTGAGGAAAGATATGGACTATTACATGAAAGAATTATATTCAAAACTATCAAGGCAACAATTTCCATGAAGTCGTTATGGTGGCGTGATCTGATGCAAATTGGGGATGTAGATGATGAGTATGGATTCACTCAATTACTGTCAATCAGAATTGGTGATGGATCCAAAACCTCATTCTGGCTGTCATAG